The genomic region GCGTAAGGCCGCTTGGCCGCGTCGATCTGTGCGGCGACAAGGTAGGCCATGAGATTTGAAAGCTCCTGCGGCTTCGCGTCGAGACACCACGCCCAAAGGTCGGCGGCTCGGCTTGGGAGCTTCGCCCGCCAGTCGGCAGCGAGAGCGTCGAGCGTCTCGAACGGTTTGGCGTTGGCCGGGTCGTCGGCTTTGAGGGTGCGGACAGGCACGCCCGCCCGCAAGCCAAGCGAGGAAGCGTAGGACTGGCGGTAGAAGGCGTCGAGAGCGAGATTGTGAACCAAGGCGGCGAGCGCGACGTCGGGGCGTTTCGCAAGTTCACAGGCGAGCGCGGCGCTGCGGGTCGTCGTAAGGTCGAAAAGGAGAGCGTCGGTCAGATTGGCGGCGGGCGCTTCGTCGGCGGCGCCAGTCGAGCCATTGGCAAGGCGGGCGGCCTCTTTCCGGTCGCCCGGTTTCACTACGCCCCGCTCGATCCTGAGCGCGCCGTTGTAGTCGATTGTAACGATGGCGCCCGCCGTCGCCATTTCGGCGGAGTCGTAGGCGGTGTATTGGTCCATGATCGCCGCGCGCTCGTCTTCGAGGTCGTCGCGCTCTTTGAAAAGCCTGTTTTCGGCGGCGTCGTCCTCGATGCTCTCAGCTTCGATTTCAATTTCTTGCAAGCGGGTGTCGATGGCGTCGATCCGCGTCGCGTCTTCGGGCGAAGGGTCCATCTCCTTGGGATAGATACGGCTCAATCCGCCGCTGTGGTAATTATACTCGGTCGCGGTCTCCACCCACTTCCAACCCTCGCCGCGCACGGCCTCGGCTTCCTGTTCCAACTTTTCGGCGGCAAGGCGATGAAGCAAGGCGCGATCAGTGAGGCGGATACGGCTTTCGTCGTCGTCAAAGAGGTCACGTAGCACGGCGCCGCCCTGCTGCTCATAGACTTCGACGGTCACGAAACGCGCCATCTTATCGCTGGCCAGCGCGGCTTCGGAACTCAGCGCGGCGCGCAGCTCGTCGGGGTCGCGCTGCCACTCTTGCGCGTCGGACCATGCGGCCTCTTGCGCCGCGTGGTCATCGGTAAGCGCGAGCGCTTGAAGCTGCTCAAGCGTAATGGCGTCCTTGCGAAGCTCGGCCAGTAGGTTCGGCGACACGTTCGCGAGCTTGAGACGGCGGCGGACGGTCATATGAGAAACGCCGTGGCGGTCGGCAATGGCTTCCGGGGTCAAGCCTTCTTCTCGCGCGAGGCGGCCGTATGCTTCGATTGCATCGGCGGGGTGCATATCCTCCCGCGAAGTGTTCTCGATCAGCGAGACTTCGGTGGCGCTGGCGGCGGTCTCGTCAATCTCGCGGACGCGAACAAAAAAGTCGACGGTAACAGGAACGCCATCAACGCTCGCCTTCTTCGATTTAAGCAAATTGAGCGCCTTGAGGCGGCGATTTCCGGCCGTGACGAAGTAGCAGTTTTTGGGGGCCTTCTCGCCGGGGCGCGGGCGGCGCACGGTGAGATTTTGCAAGAGACCCGCGGTCTGGATGGTCGCGGCGAATCCTTCAATTCCAGCGTCGCTCTCATGGCGGCGCACGTTCTTGGGGTCGGGGCGAAGCTGGCAAAGCCGGATCGCCGTGACGGGTTCCTTGGTCGATTCGGACTGCTTCTTGGTTGTCATGGCTCTCTCTCCAAAGGTCCAAATGAATGATTGCGGGGGGCAAGCGAGCGCCCGGAGACGCTCGCTTGTGTTGATCGTTACGACTGTTCGTCGTCACTCGCCTTGGGTGAGAGAAGGTCGAAATTGTTCACGATTATGTCGGTCGTGTAATGTTTCACGCCGTCCTTGCTGTAAGAGCCTTCGGCAATCCGACACTCGGCGTAAATGGGGTCGCCTTTCTTGACGTTGGCAACGACGAAATTGGCGATTTTCTCATTGAGAAAAGTCAGCGTAACCCAATCTGTTTCTTCGCGACGCTCGCCGGGAGAGTCTTTCCAAGAGCGGTTCGTTGCGACGGATAATTTGACGACCTTGCCAACGGTTCGCGGTTCTGCGCCGGTGTGACCACGAACGATAAAAAGGTTAGTAGAACGCATTTTCTCTCTCCATTTTTGAAAGGTCTCATCGCCTCGTTACGTCCCTTAATATAGGGTCACTCTATTAATTCGTCAATTTAAAAGATGCGGCCAATGTGATTTTTCCTTTTGTTTTTATTTGTGTTCCGCGCTCCGATGTTCCTTGTTCGACGCGCCGCAGGCGTGGCGAAAAGCAGACGTTCCTCGTCCCGACGCCTTCGGCGTAAACGCCGCGCGCAGCGCGAGTCACCCGCAAGGGGCGTCGCTTGCGACGCAGCGCGTTTACGCGCTTGACCGCGCGAGCACGGCGTTATGCTGATGGGTCGAGACGAGAACGAAAAAATATGTGCGCCGGAGGCGCACGCTGCTTAGAATCGGCGTCGCGCTTTGCGCGACCACATAGGATGCTTGCGCGATGGGATCGTTACCCGAAGGGCGGAGACCCGCAGGGGCTCCGGGAGCGCCGACGGCGCGAGTAGAGCCCGGCCCGGAGGGCGCGCCAACCGTTGGCGAGCGGATAAAAGCTGATATAGTGTTTGTCGATGGCGAAGGAGGCCACGATGCGAAAGATGCTTAAAAGATATTATGTCGGCAGTTTTCTTGTGAGATTGGTCGGGTTGTCGTCCCCTGCTTCTGCGCAGGACGCTTCCTTTGGTTGTAAGGTGTTTATGTGCGTGGCGTCGGGTAATTGGCAAAGCATTGAATATTGCGTGCCTTACGTGACAACTGCCATCGCTCAAGCGCAGCTCGGGATACCGTGGCCTGTATGCACGGAGGCGTTGACCGGCGCGGTATCCCAAGGGCTACAGAGCGGCAATTCCCAGAACGGGGGGTAGAGTTAGCCTTCTGAGGGGCCGTTAGCGCCAAGCAAGATGAACTGGTCGGCAATCAGTTCGCCAGAAAGCCTACCGCGGGCAATTACAAGCTGACCGGGAGCAGCATATTTCTGGACATACCGTCGTGCGGAGTGATGAACGACGGCGACATGATTTTCTGCTGGCGCCTCGACGATGTCGCCGGCACGATCGCGGCGTAGATAGTTCGATCGCAAGCCCACACGAATTTTCCCCGGGAGGACAGCGATGTCGAAAATTGTTCCGAGGATTTGAAACTCTGCGAAGGCGTTGCCGGTATTTTGGAGAGAAGACCTCTGATGATCCATGAGATGAATTAGCCCTTGCGTAGAACCAGACGTACTATATCCCGACGCTATTGTATCGTCAATGATTTGAGAATAGGCATCGGATATGAGAGGCGCCGTAGACAAGCGCCGAAGGCCAGCGTTGCAGATTCAGGCTGTAGAGCGGGTTCGCGTACGCGCGGATGAGGCCGTGGAAAAATCAGTTTGCCGCGCCTTCTGTGGTTGGAAAGGCTTGGGGATGAGGAATCGAATCAGGTTGTTAGACCAGGACCGACCAAACGAATTTTTGGAGGTCGAAGTGGTGGAAATGAGGCCGAATGAATTGTGGTTGGTGGTGCCGAACACGATTGTTGAATTCATGTTGCGTCGTCGGGGCGACGTTTTCGAAGGGAGTCTCGGCGGACGAGCGTACGCGTATTCGCATAAGAACGAAAAAGTGGTAAAAACGAGAGTATTAAAATGAGCAAGGTTTTATCGGGGTTTATGGTTTTCGCTCTCTCGGCTGGCGGGATGTCAGTCGGTACAGGAATCAGCGGCGAACGCCGCGGTGGCATGTGAGGCGGCGGGCTTGCGGCCAGGCACGCGGCGCTTTGAGCGGTGCCAAGACGTGAATTTCGCGCAGAACCGTGCGCAGGCGAGCCGGGCGGAAGCGGCTGTGGCGGCGGCGGCGGCGGCCGGCGTGATTGGCGGCGCATTGGTCGGGGCTGCAGCGTCGCGACCTTATTACTATGGCCCGGCGTACCCGGCCTACTACCCAGTTTACCAGCCCTATTGGTGGTGAGCTCGTGACGCGCCGCGCTCGAGCGCGGCGCGTGCAGCGAAAGGAAGTTGGGAGGGGGCATGAAGTATCGCGTAATGATGGTGGACGGCGTGTGGTGCGTCGTGGGGATTGTGTCACGCCAGTCATCAGAGGAGGCAGCGAAGGCCGCTTTGCGAGAAGTAGTAGCGGTTGATTTGGCGTCGAAAAGGATTAGGGAGGCTGCGCTCGAAATGACGCCATCAGAGATGGCGTGTTTTCTCGATGGCATGCCTCCCAAGGGAGATAGGACGCCCGAGAGTATTGAAGCCTGGCTTGAGACCCTCCCCCGCGCTTCAAAACATTAGGGAAAATCCCGTCAATTTCTAACAAAAAGGACGGATTATGCGAAATATGACGGTTTGGATCAGCCCTCTTTTTCGCGGCAATATAGCCGTCGATGCCGGGCGCGATAGTCCCCCTCTGGGGTCGCTTGGCTACTGGTCGCGGCCGTGCGATTCATAGATCGCTACAGGGGGCAATCGGCGCTTAGGCTTATGAGGACTGGCCGGTTATCCAGTCGGCGAAAAAGCCGCCCAGCTCTCGGGGTTCGGACGAAAGAGCATCAGCTAGCCAAGAAAATCGTCGTCGCGTTAGTTGCGCGCCCGCTTGTTGATGGCGCCGACGCACACCCCTAAACTGTTGTTTAATGCGAGCCGCTGATAAGTGAGGCTGGTGTGGCACCGAGCGCGCGGCGCGACGTGTAACCGACTTGCTGCGCCGGAGCCGCGGAAAAGGTTCTTGCTGGGGGCGAGGGGCGGCACCCCGTCCCCCGTCGCTCAGCGAGCGGAGCGAGAAAAGAGGGTCGCGCGGGAGCGCGACGATTTCCGGCGCAGCCGGCCGCCCGGAGGCGCTGGCGGCTGCTCCGTCGCCGCAGGGGATAAAGCGCGGCGCCCGCGATGAGCGGGCGGGCTCGCCGCGTAGCAGCGCGATCAGCGCCAACCCCAGCGAAAGCTCCCCGCCCGCACGTCGACGACGCGAGGGGCGCCCATGGTGTCGATTGGTATTTCAATCTGGGACTGGCCAGTTACATAGAATCAATGGCTTAGCTGAGATCTAAATGCCATGCTGGCACTGCAATTTGGACTTTTGCAGGAATTTTCTGGCACTCAAAATGGGATTGATCGACCCGTCGATCGACCGTAGCCTTCGGGGATGAATTCGTACCCCTTGGATCAGCTTAAAGAGAAACCGTCGGGCGGTAGCCAGCGAGAGGAATTCTTCCGTGAGTCGCTTCGTCGCTCGGGTTGGAAAGTGACCACCGAGGTCATCAGTGTCGCACTCGCGAAAATTGGCATTCCGAGATCAACGTTATTCCGTCTCGCGGCTCTGCCCCCTTTCGCGCAGCTAGCCTTTTTGCAAGGGGGCCTCAAACCGGCTCCGCCCGCAAGCATTTCCATCTCGGACGAGATCGCTGCAGTTAGCGGGCTGGAGGAGCAGTCCGTCTTCGGCCTTTTGGGAACATCGCCGGAGGGACTTGCCTCCCTCGAGGCGCAGGTGAGGCTGCGGACGGTCGGACCTAATCTCGTCGCACAAGAAGCCCGACCCACGCCGCTCCACGAGATTTGGGGGAGCGCTAGGAATCCGCTGAACGCGCTACTTCTCGGCCTCGCAGCTATTTCCTATTTTTTGGGGGATACTAACGCGGCCGTTGTTATTTGCGTCATCGTAACGCTCGCCATCAGCATGGCTTTCGTCCAGGAGCATCGGTCGAACGATGCAGCCGCCAAGCTTCGAGCCGTCGTAAAAACGACGGCGACCGTTCGACGCCGGCGCTCGCCCATCGGAGAAGAACTCACTTCCAACGGATTTGAGGAAATACCGATGGAGCAGCTAGTTCCAGGCGACATTGTGCGTCTGTCGGCGGGAGATATGATTCCTGGCGATCTACGGCTGCTTAAGACCAAGGATCTTTTCGTCGATCAATCGACTCTGAGCGGCGAGGCAATGCCCGTCGAGAAATCCGCACAATCGGATGGAGCCGCTACCGACCCGTTAAACGCGCCAAACATCTGTCTGATGGGCTGTAGTGTGGTTAGCGGTTTCGCCACCGGCGTCATCGTACACACTGGCGCGCGGACCTATTTTGGCGAGCTGGCATCCCGCATTGCACAGAAAAGAGAGCCAACAAGCTTCGACAAGGGCGTCAACAGGTTTGTTCGCCTGATGATATACTTCATGCTGGCGCTCGCGCCGAGCGTCTTTTTGATCAATGGCCTGACGAAGGGCGATTGGCTCCAGGCGCTGTTGTTCGCCCTTGCAGTCGCAGTTGGATTGACCCCCGAACTGCTGCCGATGATCGTCACGGTCAATTTGGCCAAAGGCGCAATCGCAATGGCGAAAAAGCGTGTGATCGTTAAGCGCCTGAACGCTATCCAGAATTTTGGAGCGATGGATGTTCTCTGCGCCGATAAGACCGGAACGTTGACCGAAAATCGCGTGTCCCTCCATCTGCATCTAAACGCCGATGGAAAAGCTGACGAACGAGTCCTGGAATATGCGTATCTGAACAGCCATTACCAATCCGGCCTGAAAAGCCTTCTCGATTTCGCCGTTCTTAATCACGTCGAAACTGGCAAAAACCTACGCTTGCGGCACAACTATGAAAGCGTTGATGAGATTCCGTTTGATTTCATTCGTAAGCGCCTTTCTGTGATCGTTCGCCGCCACGATGGTGCAGGCAATCTAAAACTAGGTCTTTTCGCAAAACTTCGAGCCCGTCTGACGGGCGCGCTGCTTCGGGAGGGCGGAGCCCACTTGCTCATCTGCAAGGGCGCGATCGAAGAAACCCTCTCCATATGCGCCTACATCGAAATCGATGGGACGCTTGCGAAGCTTGATTGGCGCCGAAGAGCCAGAGCGCTGGCGATGGCGCACGAGCTCAATGAAGACGGACTGCGCGTCGTTGCGGTCGCTTATAAAGAGTTTGCGCAGGCCAAAGAAACCTACTCTGTTGAGGATGAGGCAGACCTCGTCCTTCTTGGTTTCATCGCGTTTCTTGATCCGCCCAAGGAAAGCTGCGGCGCGGCGATTGCCTCACTCCGGGCTAACGGCGTCGCCGTCAAGATCCTGACCGGCGACAATGAGATTGTCACTCGGAAAATCTGTCGGGAGGTCGGCCTCGAGGCAGATAGGTTCGCGCTCGGCCCCGAGATCGAAAAATTGACCGACCACGAGCTGGCGGACTTCGCCGAGGCGACCACAATTTTCGCAAAACTCTCTCCCGACCAAAAAGCTCGGATCGTTAGAGCGCTACATATCCGAGGTCACGTCGTGGGTTTTCTCGGAGACGGAATCAACGACAGCCTCGCGCTCAAAGCTGCCGATGTTGGCATCTCGGTCGATTGCGCCGTCGACATTGCGAAAGAATCAGCCGACATCATCCTGCTCGAAAAGGACCTGACGATCTTGCAACAAGGCGTCGTCGAAGGACGCAAGGTCTTTGGCAACATCGTCAAATACATCAAAATGGGCGCAAGCTCGAACTTCGGCAGTATGTTCAGTGTGCTAGGCGCGAGCCTTTTTCTCCCCTTTTTGCCGATGCAGCCTATCCAGGTTCTCACCAACAACTTGCTTTACGATTTCTCACAGACAGCGATCCCCACGGACGACGTCGACGAGGACTATCTCGCTGCGCCACGAAGATGGGATATCGACAACATATTTAAGTTCATGCTGCTGCTTGGTCCAATTAGCTCGATTTTCGATTACACGACGTTTTTCGTGATGTTCTACGTGTTCGACGGGTGGGCTAACCCATCCCTTTTTCAAACGGGATGGTTCGTTGAATCGCTTATATCGCAGACGCTGATCATCCACATCATTCGAACGGCGAAAGTCCCGTTTTTCGAAAGCCGCGCCAGCGCCACCCTCATCGCAGCCTCAGTAATTATCTGCGGTGTAGCCGCCGCTTTACCCTTCACCTCTCTCGGGGAGGCGCTGAAATTTGCGCCTCTGCCTCCGCTTTATTGGCCGATCCTCGCTGCCACGCTCCTGGCGTACGGGACTCTGGCCCAGCTTGTCAAAGTCTGGTTTTTCCGACGCTGGGGCATGTGAATGCCCCGTAGTTTCCCAGAGAGGCTCGGGAATGGAACGGTCTATGTCTGTGGCTCGGAATTGAAGCGTCGTATGATGGTCAAGCTCTTGATAGGTTGTTTCCGATCCTAGAGGGTGTTATGCACTCTGTATTATGAAGTCGGCTGCGCGTTTGAGCATGAGGCAGGCGAAAGCGACGACGTGGAGGCCAGCGAGTGTGTCGGCGTAGCGTTCGTAGTCTTTGACCAGCCGCCTGCATCGGGTCGCCCAAGCGAAGGATCGTTCGACAACCCAGCGTTTGGGCAACAGCACGAAGCCTTTTTTCGCTTCGGAGAGTTTGACCACGCAGAGTTCGACGCCCTGCGCTTTGGCCGCCTCGGCGGCTTTCTCGCCGGTATAACCTTGATCGACATAAATAAGCTCGACGCTCTCGCCGGTGGCGTCCTGCACAGCGGCGGCGAGCTTGCCGACCTCGGCGCGGTCGTCGACATTCGCCGGCGTAACGTGCAGCGCCAGCAAGTGCCCCAGCGTGTCGACCGCCATGTGCAGCTTGGAGCCGCGCTTGCGCTTGGCGCCGTCATAGCCGGCCCGTGGACCGCTTTCCGGCGTAGAGCGCAGCGTGCGGCTGTCGATGATCGCCGTGGTTGGCTCCTCGGCGCGACCGGAGGCGACGCGCAACAAGGCGCGCAGGTCCTGCGCAAGCTCTTCGAACACGCCCGCCGCCAGCCAGCGCTGCGATTGCTGATACACTGCGGACCAGGGCGGCAGATCGTTGGGCATGGCGCGCCATGCTATGCCGTAACGCAGAACGTAGCGCAGGCCGTTGAAAAGCTCACGAAGCAAATGCTGACGTTGCGGAGCGCCCTCGTCCATCAGCGTCAGATACGGCGCAACCAGCGACCATTCCTCGTCGCTGACATCAGACGGATACGGTTTGCGAATCGGAGACATCCGATTCCATTAAGACAATCAACCACCAAAGTACATAACACCCTCTTCTGTAACGGGCGCTTCGTTGTCAATCCCCAACGCTCTTCCTTCGCCGGTTCACTCTTCTGTCCGTGGTCGGCGCCAAGAATGATGGCCGCCACTTGATGGGATAAGATGAGGATGAGGCCGGCCAATCTAGTTGCGCGTGGTCTTGAGCCCACGGAGCGTGTTGCGGTCTGACCCATCCATCGTCCCGGCGAGGGACGAACGCTTCGGGAAAGGCTGGTGTTTGGCCCCGCCCGAAACCCTGCTTTTCCTCTCCTACGCCGCCACGACAGTCGAGGTCGCCTTGCGGGCGTCGAACGGCGTCCCGTCGATCCACATCCGATGCAAGACCACGGCGAGCTTGCGCGCCAGCGCCACCTTCGCCTTCTTCATGCCGGCGCGCCGGGCGAGCTTCATCGCCCAGCTTTTGAGGCCGGAGCCCTTCACCGGCCGCGTTAGTATGACGTTGGCGGCTTCGTAAAGCGCCGTGCGCACGCCAGCGTCGCCGATCTTGGTAATCCGCCCGCTAACGTCCGTTTCGCCAGACTGATATTTCCTCGGCGTCAGGCCGAAATGCGGCCCGACCCGCTTCGACGAGGAAAATCGCAACGGATCATCGATCGCCGAAACGTAAGTCAGCGCCACGATCGCGCCGACCCCCGGCGCCGACATCATCAGTCTCGCGCGCTTGTCCTTGCGCGCCATCGCCCGCACAAGCTTCTCGAACATGTCGAACTCGCGCAGCAAGACCGCATGCGCTGAAAGCAGCGCCTTTGCGACGATCTCGAGCGTCCTATACCCGCCGACGAGCTCCTGGATGCGCCGTGCGAAACGCTTCGGCGTCGTCGGCCCGACCTTTAGCCCGAAGCCGCGCAAGATCCCGCGCAGGCTCATCTCAATGTCATAGAGTTTCGATTGAACCAGTTTGCGCGCCGTCAGCAGCGCTCGCGTCTCCTGCGCTGCCGAGGATTTGCAGTGGACCGGACGAAACCAACCAAGCCGCATTAATTGCGCGATGCCGCGCGCGTCATTGCGGTCGGTCTTGACTGGCATCGTCTGCAGAGCCGTGCGCACATGCCGCGTCTCCAGCAACTCCACCGCCAGGCCCGCCTCGTGCATCGCCGCGTAAAGCCATTGCGACAATGGCCCTGCCTCGAGGCCGATGCGCGCCAAATCCAGCCCGAGCGACGCCAACCAGCCGATGAGCGCCGCCGGCTCGCTGGAGATCTTCGCCTCCCGCACGATTCGCCCGGCGCCATCGACGACGCAAACGCTCGATGCTTCCAAAGACACGTCGATCCCCGCATAATGGTCCATGGTCATCCTCCAATGATGCTTGGAGCCG from Methylocystis sp. MJC1 harbors:
- a CDS encoding ParB/RepB/Spo0J family partition protein, translated to MTTKKQSESTKEPVTAIRLCQLRPDPKNVRRHESDAGIEGFAATIQTAGLLQNLTVRRPRPGEKAPKNCYFVTAGNRRLKALNLLKSKKASVDGVPVTVDFFVRVREIDETAASATEVSLIENTSREDMHPADAIEAYGRLAREEGLTPEAIADRHGVSHMTVRRRLKLANVSPNLLAELRKDAITLEQLQALALTDDHAAQEAAWSDAQEWQRDPDELRAALSSEAALASDKMARFVTVEVYEQQGGAVLRDLFDDDESRIRLTDRALLHRLAAEKLEQEAEAVRGEGWKWVETATEYNYHSGGLSRIYPKEMDPSPEDATRIDAIDTRLQEIEIEAESIEDDAAENRLFKERDDLEDERAAIMDQYTAYDSAEMATAGAIVTIDYNGALRIERGVVKPGDRKEAARLANGSTGAADEAPAANLTDALLFDLTTTRSAALACELAKRPDVALAALVHNLALDAFYRQSYASSLGLRAGVPVRTLKADDPANAKPFETLDALAADWRAKLPSRAADLWAWCLDAKPQELSNLMAYLVAAQIDAAKRPYADQIAQAIDFDMADYWRPSKDFGKRVSKKYMADALREAGRQEWEAKNILDVQKADAVSLFVEKMKDARWLPGPLKTTLAPANDIEGDDDAEADDERADDEPFPLAAE
- a CDS encoding single-stranded DNA-binding protein, translating into MRSTNLFIVRGHTGAEPRTVGKVVKLSVATNRSWKDSPGERREETDWVTLTFLNEKIANFVVANVKKGDPIYAECRIAEGSYSKDGVKHYTTDIIVNNFDLLSPKASDDEQS
- a CDS encoding HAD-IC family P-type ATPase: MAAVSGLEEQSVFGLLGTSPEGLASLEAQVRLRTVGPNLVAQEARPTPLHEIWGSARNPLNALLLGLAAISYFLGDTNAAVVICVIVTLAISMAFVQEHRSNDAAAKLRAVVKTTATVRRRRSPIGEELTSNGFEEIPMEQLVPGDIVRLSAGDMIPGDLRLLKTKDLFVDQSTLSGEAMPVEKSAQSDGAATDPLNAPNICLMGCSVVSGFATGVIVHTGARTYFGELASRIAQKREPTSFDKGVNRFVRLMIYFMLALAPSVFLINGLTKGDWLQALLFALAVAVGLTPELLPMIVTVNLAKGAIAMAKKRVIVKRLNAIQNFGAMDVLCADKTGTLTENRVSLHLHLNADGKADERVLEYAYLNSHYQSGLKSLLDFAVLNHVETGKNLRLRHNYESVDEIPFDFIRKRLSVIVRRHDGAGNLKLGLFAKLRARLTGALLREGGAHLLICKGAIEETLSICAYIEIDGTLAKLDWRRRARALAMAHELNEDGLRVVAVAYKEFAQAKETYSVEDEADLVLLGFIAFLDPPKESCGAAIASLRANGVAVKILTGDNEIVTRKICREVGLEADRFALGPEIEKLTDHELADFAEATTIFAKLSPDQKARIVRALHIRGHVVGFLGDGINDSLALKAADVGISVDCAVDIAKESADIILLEKDLTILQQGVVEGRKVFGNIVKYIKMGASSNFGSMFSVLGASLFLPFLPMQPIQVLTNNLLYDFSQTAIPTDDVDEDYLAAPRRWDIDNIFKFMLLLGPISSIFDYTTFFVMFYVFDGWANPSLFQTGWFVESLISQTLIIHIIRTAKVPFFESRASATLIAASVIICGVAAALPFTSLGEALKFAPLPPLYWPILAATLLAYGTLAQLVKVWFFRRWGM
- a CDS encoding IS5 family transposase, which produces MSPIRKPYPSDVSDEEWSLVAPYLTLMDEGAPQRQHLLRELFNGLRYVLRYGIAWRAMPNDLPPWSAVYQQSQRWLAAGVFEELAQDLRALLRVASGRAEEPTTAIIDSRTLRSTPESGPRAGYDGAKRKRGSKLHMAVDTLGHLLALHVTPANVDDRAEVGKLAAAVQDATGESVELIYVDQGYTGEKAAEAAKAQGVELCVVKLSEAKKGFVLLPKRWVVERSFAWATRCRRLVKDYERYADTLAGLHVVAFACLMLKRAADFIIQSA
- a CDS encoding IS110 family transposase, which produces MDHYAGIDVSLEASSVCVVDGAGRIVREAKISSEPAALIGWLASLGLDLARIGLEAGPLSQWLYAAMHEAGLAVELLETRHVRTALQTMPVKTDRNDARGIAQLMRLGWFRPVHCKSSAAQETRALLTARKLVQSKLYDIEMSLRGILRGFGLKVGPTTPKRFARRIQELVGGYRTLEIVAKALLSAHAVLLREFDMFEKLVRAMARKDKRARLMMSAPGVGAIVALTYVSAIDDPLRFSSSKRVGPHFGLTPRKYQSGETDVSGRITKIGDAGVRTALYEAANVILTRPVKGSGLKSWAMKLARRAGMKKAKVALARKLAVVLHRMWIDGTPFDARKATSTVVAA